One stretch of Eretmochelys imbricata isolate rEreImb1 chromosome 1, rEreImb1.hap1, whole genome shotgun sequence DNA includes these proteins:
- the LOC144278821 gene encoding olfactory receptor 52N2-like — translation MAVFNLTPSDGSTFMLMGIPGLEAAHVWISIPFSTFYIISLLGNFMVLFVVGKEQTLHKPMYLLLCMLALTDISMSSSVIPKALCIFWFKLEVISVGGCLTQMFFFHMGTGMHSAILVTMAIDRYVAICNPLRYSTILTNERIAKLGLVCLMRAVLFALPLPLLLSRQTFCANRIIPHTYCDHMAVAKMLCGDITVNRMYGLVIQFVVNLLDLTLIALSYGLIIRAVLRISSKKAHQKALNTCTAHICVMMMSYPSVLFSTVTHRYGQGIAPHIHIIMANLYFLLPTTLNPIIYGAKTKELREKLGKYTCRMYSLGGH, via the coding sequence GTTCAACATTCATGCTTATGGGTATCCCTGGCCTGGAGGCTGCTCACGTctggatttccatccctttctctaCGTTCTACATTATCAGCCTGTTGGGAAATTTCATGGTTCTGTTTgttgtaggcaaagagcagaccctgcacaagccgatgtacctgctgctctgcatgctggcgCTCACAGACATCAGCATGTCTAGCTCTGTCATACCGAaggcactgtgtatattttggttcAAATTGGAAGTTATTTCGGTGGGTGGCTGTCTCACCCAGATGTTCTTCTTTCACATGGGGACTGGGATGCACTCAGCCATCCTTGTGACAATGGCCATCGATCGCTATgttgccatatgtaaccctctgagatatTCCACCATCCTCACCAATGAAAGAATAGCTAAGCTAGGGCTAGTGTGTTTAATGAGAGCTGTTCTCTTTGCTCTGCCCCTAcccctgctcctgagcaggcAGACTTTCTGTGCCAACCGCATTATCCCCCATACCTACTGCGACCACATGGCTGTGGCAAAGATGTTGTGTGGGGACATCACAGTGAACAGGATGTATGGCTTGGTGATACAATTTGTAGTCAACTTGTTAGACCTGACACTCATTGCCCTCTCCTACGGTCTGATCATCAGGGCTGTCCTCAGAATCTCCTCCAAGAAAGCCCACCAGAAAGCCCTCAACACCTGCACAGCACACATCTGTGTGATGATGATGTCTTATCCTTCCGTCCTCTTCTCCACTGTGACACACCGGTATGGTCAGGGCATCGCTCCCCACATTCACATCATCATGGCTAACCTctatttcctcctccccaccacactcAACCCCATCATTTATGGGGCCAAAACCAAAGAGCTTCGTGAGAAATTGGGCAAATACACCTGCAGAATGTACTCACTTGGGGGCCACTGA